In the genome of Mucilaginibacter sp. 14171R-50, the window CCTTTCTTCGGGGCCGCCGGCAACCGGCACGCGGTAAACGTCATATTCTTTATTGCGCTCGCCGCAAAACACCAGGTATTTGCCATCGGGCGACCAGCCGTGCATATAAGATGCGCCTTTGCCTGTTTCGGTAACCCTGCGTGGCTCGCCACCGGTAACCGGCACCACGTAACCTACCGAAGGTGCACCGTTATCGTTGTTACTGATGGTTAACCATTTGCCGTCAAATGATAATACATGGTCGTTGTTATTGCCTTTAGCCGAGCCGGTGTTCAACACGGCGGGCGTGTTGGTGGCCAGGTTATATTTATACAATAACCCCTCGCTGTTATATATAAGCGACTTGCCGTCCACCATCCAGTTTGGCGCCTGCAACGATTTTGGAGATTGATAAATGATACGGCTGTTTTGCGTTTGCATATCCAGCACCTCTATGTTGCTGCCAAGGTATTGTTTATAGGCTACCAGGCTTGCAGGTGCAGGCACTACTATCCGAACGTTATTAAAAACCGCCTTTTCTACCACGTTAGGATTGTGCGAGCACACAAAAATACCGACGTATACTTCATCGCCCAGATCGATATCAACCTTTTCTTCGGGGCCGAATACATCGCCTTTGCGGGCTACCGACATGGTATAGGTTTTGCCCTTTCGTTCTAACTGAATAACACCGGCTGCTGTTATACCTGATTTTTGCTCCCTGGTGCTGTCGCCATCGGCGGCGCGGTACTGCAATGAGGTAAGCCCATCGCCATGCACAACCGCGTTAACATGCGCCGAGTTACCCGCCAATGATTTGCGCACCATTAAGCCGAATTTGCGGTGAGCCTCGGTACCCGTGCCAATAAAGGCGGCATTGGTACGCAATATAAAATCACCTTTCATGCGCTTCCATACAAAATGGAATTCGTCCTTATTAAACCAGATATTGGTACCTGAACCGGCAACCGTGTATTGCTGAGCGGCGGCATTGTAGATAACATTTCCCTTATTTTTTACAGCACCTATATCGCCATTGCCATCAAATATGCCTACCGGCTTATTTTGCGCGAATGCTGCAGTAACAAATACTATACCTGCCAGCAAGCCGGCAAATACACAAGTGGTTTTTTTAAGCATTGGCTTTTTTAGGGATTAGTTTAATTGGTTTGCCTAAGTTATATATTCATTTGTAAAAATCACAGTTTAGGCGTGGTTTTTAGACAAAAAAAGGGGCACTTGCGTGCCCCTTTCTCTCATCCCTTAAGATAAGGTTAAAAAAGTATCATTATTTGTTAAATACCTTCAGTTGCAAATATTTGCTTGCCGGTAGTAGGGCAAAACACGGGTTCGGCAATCAGCTTAACACCTGGTTTGATATATTCTTTATAAAATTGCTTCTTTGAATCGTGATAATGGCTGATAGCGCCAATCATGTGCATAAATTTGATGTAGTACCACGCGCTGTCGACCTGGTAAGGTTTAAAGCCCGAACGCGCGCTTTTAGGAAACAGGTGGTGGTTGTTATGCCATTCGCCGGCCACAATACCCGGCCAAAGCTGGTTAACCGACATATCCTTGCGGTTATGATCAATACCCTCGCGGCGCTTGTCCTGCCCCTTGCCGTGGCCTTCGTAGTTAAAGGTACGCACGCCAACGGCCCAAAAACCGGCAGCGCCAAATATGGCACAAGCCAGGCCCATGCCGCCAAGCAGGTAAAAAGCGGCAAACCAAAACGCCCAGTTGGCAATAACACCCAATATCATGTGGAATGGGTTTGCCACCGAGCCCCATTTTTTATATTGGGCATAAGTATTACAGGTAACACCTGTGTGTTTCATTAAGGTAAGGCAGCGGTTGTACCCTTTTTCGTCAAGGTTACGGTTAACGGGCTGGTGATTTGCATCTGCCAAAAAGCAATACAGGAAACCACCCTGCGCGTTATAAGGGTCGCCGGGGGTGTCAGACAATGCGTGGTGTACGTGGTGCGATATGGCGTATATCTCTTCGGGGATGATTTTCAGGGTAAGATTTTGCGTAATAAACCGCCAAAAGTTATTCCTGAATTTAAAAGCGCCATGCGTGCAGTACCTGTGATACCATATGGTACCATGCGTACCCATTACCATCATGCTGTAAACAAAGGCTATAATTAAGCCTGTTATAGTGAAATATTTAAAAGCAAAAAGGAACAGGAATGGCGCCAAACAAAACACCATAGCCCAGCTTGTAAACGAAAGCCAGTTTTTTTTGTCTTTAAATATATTTAGCCTTGAAAAAAATTCAGAGAAGATTTGTTTTGGGGTGGGCTTAGACAGGTTGCCGTTAGCATCTTTCCATCCGTATGACGGTTCCTGTAGCACATCGTGTATAAATGCCATTTAGTAGCGGGATTTAATTTTAATCAAAACGTTTATAAGGGGGTTTACGGAATAAAGATACTCAAAGTTTTCTAAAGATGTTAAAAAAATTAAAGAATAATTAATTTGTCAGTGTAATGTCTGGCACTTAGCATGATACATACTCACGGGGTTAAACTTATTGCTGCCTTCATTGTCATATATACAACTGTAACGTTATAATACCGGCAGCGTTGATGCCATGGTTGGTTAGCTTTACTTATATTTAGGGCATGGATACCACAGATCAGATCTATACATCAAAAAAAGGTTTTGTCATTTACTGCGTTTTGGGGTTGATTTCCATAATGCTGGTAAGCTACTGCTTTCACAAGCTTTACCTGCCGGCAATACTTTGTTTTGCGGCAACAGGTATAATTATTTTGCCGATAGTATTTAATACCAATTATACCATTACCGGCACCGGTAATTTGAAAGTTCGCTGTGGCTTTTTTGTGAACCTGACCATACCGGTTGCCGATATCAAAAAGATAACGCCCTGCAAAACTATATTAAGCGCGCCTGCCCTTTCATTCGACAGGCTGGAAGTATTTTATAATAAATACGACTCTGTGGTGATTTCGCCGGTAAATGCCGACGATTTTATTGCAAAATTACAAGCGCTAAACCCGGCTATTGAGTATACCCATAACGCAAGCTAAAACCTCTTATTTACAAATGCTAAAACGCTACTTATTATTATTCGCGACCGTTTTTTTTATTAACCAGTGTTTAGGGCAGGACACCATCCAGGTAAAACGGAAATTGTCTAACCAGGTAACCGAAGTGTTCACGGTATTAAAAAGCAATGTTAATATAAGGCATGGATCGTTCCGCGCCCTTTATAAAAACAAGGTGCCGGTTGCCAGCGGCACATATGGCAACGATAAGCGTGTTGGTTTATGGCGGTTTTACAACCCCGCAGGCGTAGTGCTGCAAACTTATGATTATAGCCATAGCCGCTTATTTTACGAAGCGCCTGAGGACAGTACATCACATCTTTCTTACCTGGTAGATAAGGAACTTAAAGCCGGCGACAGGGTTATAAAACCTATAAAGATAGGCAGCACATTTTATGGTTATCTGCCCTATTTAACATTGTTTAAACTGCCTAAAGATCTTGACTTTTACCGGAACCAGCTTACTGCGGTGGTAGAATTGCTGGTAAGCCCTGGTGGCAGGCTTGCCGACTATAAAGTAAACTTTTACATAGGTGATATTTCGACTACACCTTTCAGAACCATCAACATGAACCTGAAACTGCCCGACCCCGCCTACCTGATGTTTATACCCGCCCGGTTAAATGACGAACCTATAGCATCTACCATAAAAATAAGATGCGTGGTGAACGGTGCCGGCCATCTTGATTTTGAATAAGGATTTGATAGCCATAAACAGCAAGAGACGCGAAGCTTCGCGTCTCTTGCTGTTTATATGCTGCTGCTATTAATGTGCATGATGACCATCCGGGCCGTGCGCGTGGCCGTGCGATAACTCTTCGGGAGTTGCAGGGCGCACATTTAGGATCTCGCCTTTAAAGTGCAGTTCCTGGCCTGCCATAGGGTGGTTAAGATCCACAATTACTGAATCCTCGGTAACCGAAACAACCTGGCCCTGAAAACGGTTGCCATTGTTGTCCTGCAAAGGTAAAACCTCGCCTATTTGCGGCAGGTCCTGCCCCTGAAACATCTCTTTTGGCAGGTTAGCTACGGCTTCTTCATCAAATTCGCCATAACCTTCTGCTGCTGATATGCGGAAATCGTAAGTATCCCCGGTTGACAGAGTACTTAATTCTTCTTCAAATTTTGGTATCATTTGCCCTGCACCAAACAAAAAAGTTAAGGGCTGCTCCTGGGTTGCGCTTTCCTGTAAACCTTCTGTCCCGTCTTCTTTTTTTACATACAGGTCGTATGTTAATGACACTACGTGTTGTGGTTGAATTTTCATCGGTATTATTTGTTTTTTAAGTGATGAAGCTATTATGAGCTGTTTACCTGTTCCGGTTTATGACCGTTTGGCTCATAATGGTTACATCTAATAATTGTTTTAAAGGCTTGAACTCCATCCCGGCGTTAGCCGGAGTTATCTCAATACCTGTTTATTTGTATAAGGAATTAATTATTTATTTGTTTTAACGCGTCCGTGATATTGTACACCGGCAGGCCGCAGGTTTTATCCCTGCATACAAATATCCGGGTATCGCTGTTAAACCTTTCAGCCAGCAAAGGTAAACTTCCATCCTTACCTCCCAACATTATTTTATTGGGGATGTAATTTTGTTCCATTTCAACACGCTTTGCTTCGGCATCGTTACCGGTAATGGCCACCTCATAGGTGCCGAAAACTTCGTCGAGCAGCAGCATGGTCCAGTTTGCATAAGCCGTACTGTATTTTGCCAGGTGGGGCACAATATTTCGCAGTAATTGTGCCGATACCTCCAGGTAACCTTCGTTATCAAAAAACAGTCCCAGTTTTTTAAGGTTACGCGCCATAACCGAGTTTGAAGCAGGGATCACCCCATCCATAATTTCAGATTTACGGGCGATGAGTTGCTCGTTGTTATCGGCTGTGTAGTAAAATATGCCGCCATCTGCATTGTAATAATGTGCAAGGGTATAGTCGGTCAGCTTCTGGGCCTGTATCAGCCAGTCCTCGTTAAAGGTAACTTCGTACAGGGCTATAAACGCGTCGATGACGTTGGCATAATCATCAAGAAAAGTGGCCGCATCATCCTTGCCGTCCCTTTTATATACCCTTGAAAGTTTGGCACCATTTAGCATTTTATCATTTATAAACTCCGCGTTCTTCAATGCCAGCGTTAAATATTCGGGTTTATTAAAAGCACGATAAGCTTCGCAAAGGCCTTTCAGCATCAGTCCGTTCCATGATGCTAATATCTTATTATCCAGACCCGGGCGCACGCGTTTGCCGCGGGCTTCTAAAACTTTTTGGCGGGCAGTGTTAATCCGTCTCGTCAGTTCCTCAACGGCCAGGCCCAGCTTTTCAGCCAGTTCTGCATCCTCCTCGCGGCGGAAGAAAACGTTGGATGCCTCTTCTTCCCAGTTGCCGCCTTCGGTAACATGGTAGTAGATATTGAACAGGTCGGCATCATTGCCTAAAATCTCTTCAATTTCAGCTTTGGTAAAAATGTAAAACTTACCCTCCTTGCCTTCGCTATCGGCATCCAGCGCCGAGTAAAAACCATTTTCGGGCGATGTTAGCTCGCGGCTTACAAATGCGACGATCTCGTCGGCGATGGTTTGGTACAGCGGGTTGGGGTTCCAGGTGTGGGCTTCGGCATACAGGCTAAGTAACTGGCCATTATCATACAGCATTTTTTCGAAGTGGGGCACATGCCAAACCCCGTCGACCGCGTAACGGGCAAAGCCGCCGCCGATATGGTCGTAAATACCGCCAAAGGCCATTTTTTTTAAGGTTAGCCTAACATTTTCTGCAATGCCCTCATCCTTCATCAGGTGGGCATAACGCATTAAAAACTGCACATTGGCTGGCATCGGGAATTTTGGCGCCCCGCCAAAACCACCTTCCACCGGGTCGATATACCGGCGCCAGGTGGTCATAATGGTTTCCAGGTCGGCTTTAGTATATTCAGGCTGCTCGGCAACAAAAGCCACCGATTCGTATTGTTTAATGCCTTCGGTCAGTCGCACAGCGTATTCTTCGGCTTCTTCGGGTTTGGTCTTGTAAAAATCGGCCAGGTTTAACAGCAGCGATGCCCAGTCATTCTTACGGAAGTAAGTGCCGCCATAAATAGGCCGCTGGTCGGGCAGGCAAATGCAGTTTAGGGGCCAGCCACCACGGCCACTCATCAATTGGATAGCGCTCATGTAGATCTGGTCAACATCCGGGCGCTCTTCCCTATCCACTTTAATGCACACAAAATATTCATTCATAACTGCGGCCACGCTTTCGTCCTCAAAGCTTTCGTGTTCCATTACGTGACACCAGTGGCAGGCCGAGTAGCCAATGCTCACCAATATCAGTTTATTCTCGTCCTTTGCTTTTTGCAGGGCTTCGGTACCCCAGGGGTACCAGTTGACCGGGTTGTTGGCATGCTGCAGTAAATATGGCGAGGTGGAGTTGGCAAGCTTGTTCATGGGTGGTGGATGTTGTACTTAGATAATTGGCTAAATTGTTAATTGTTTTGAGGATGTGCAAATCGCAGTGCTTCATTGTTACCCACCTTTACTCACCCGGTCATCGCTTCACCCGACCACCCTCTCTGCTGCGCAAAGAGGGTCGAAAAATCTTCTCCTCACCCTCTTTGCGCAGCAGAGAGGGTCGCGCACGTAGTGCCGCGGGGTGAGTCGACCGATAATTTGCTATATTCACAAAACTAAACATGTCTGATACCACCAAACTCAAAGCCGCCAAAACCATTATGTTCCTGGCAGCTGTTTATAACATTTTCTGGGGCATAATTATCTCCGCCTGGCCGCAAGTTATCCTGTTTGGCAACCCGCCTACCGATTTCCTCCTCATTATTCTGCGCTGTGTAGGGATGCTGGTTGGCGTTTACGGCATTGCTTATTACTTTGCATCTAAAGACCCGGTTGCTTACTGGCCGCTAATATTGGTTGGCTTTATCGGCAAAGTGCTGGGGCCTATCGGCTCGGTATATTACATCTGGCTGGGCAAGCTCGCACCGTCCTTTTTTTGGGTAAACGTTTGGAACGATATCATCTGGCTGCTGCCCTTCGGTTGGATAATTTACCAGGCTGTGAAAAAAAGCTTATAAACCCCACCGGAATAACTCAAACCTGACTGCAATTCTTTTTTGGCAAAAACGGGCCTAAACTAATACAAGTTAAACACATGAAAGCCGTTTCAGGGCCGCATTTGTCCTTAAAAAGGCCGTTTGGTGGCGCTCATATTTCAGCGAAATTTCAACTATAAAGAAACGTGGTTTTTCCCCGGCGAATGCTGAACGTTGATAAGATTAGGCGTCGTGGAAAATTTCAGTTGCCAATTTATTTAGCTTTCCCGAGCAAAACACTAATTTCGCGGTACAAGAAAAGAGGAACTGGATTTGGATTATTTAGCAGGGTTAAACCCCGAACAAAAAGCCGCCGTACTACAAATAAAAGGCCCGGTAATGATCATTGCCGGCGCGGGTTCGGGTAAAACACGTGTGATCACATACCGCGTTGCACACCTTATACGCAGCGGTGTGGATAGCTTTAACATACTGGTACTTACCTTTACCAATAAGGCCGCCCGCGAAATGCGCGAGCGTATTAATCACATTTGCGGCCCCGAGGCCAAAAACATTTGGATGGGTACCTTCCACTCGGTTTTTGCCAAGCTATTAAGGGTCGAGGCTGATAAAATTGGCTACCCCAACAACTTTACCATTTACGATACCGACGATAGCAAAAGTGTTATCCGCGCCATATTAAAAGAGATGCAGCTGGATGATAAGCTGTATAACCAGAATTTTGTGTATAACCGTATAAGCGCGGCAAAAAACAACCTGGTTGGCTGGCAGGAGTATCAAAATAACGACCAGATACAGGCCGACGACTTTAGCAGCGGCCGCGGTATGCTGGGCAAAATATACGAAACCTATGCACAGCGCTGTTACCGCGCCGGGGCTATGGACTTTGACGACCTGCTTTTTAAAACAAACGAACTTTTAAAGAACCACCCCGACGTACTGAACAAATACCAGCAGAAGTTTAAATACCTGATGGTTGACGAGTACCAGGATACCAACTTTTCGCAGTACCTTATTGTAAAACGCCTTGCCGCTGTAAACGAAAATATTTGCGTGGTAGGCGACGATGCGCAGAGTATTTACGCCTTCCGGGGTGCCAATATACAGAACATCCTGAACTTTGAAAAGGATTACCCCGACCTGAAAGTGTTTAAACTGGAACAGAACTACCGGTCGACCCAAAATATTGTAAATGTTGCCAACAGCGTAATTGCCAATAATAAAGAGCAGCTTAAAAAGCATGTTTTTTCGGAGAAGGAAAGCGGCGACAAAATAAAGGTGATGCGCGCGTTTAGCGATAATGAAGAAGGCAAGCTGGTTGCTGATGCCATTATGTACCAGCGAACCTCAAACGGCCTTAAATGGCACGATTTTGCCATCCTTTACCGCACCAACGCGCAATCGCGCTCAATGGAGGAGGCCTTGCGCAAAAACGGCATCCCGTATAAAATATACGGCGGTTTGTCGTTCTATCAGCGTAAAGAGATCAAGGATCTTATAGCGTACTTCAGGCTTACATTTAACCCTAACGACGAGGAAGCACTTAAACGTGTTATCAATTACCCAAAACGTGGCATTGGTGACACCACGGTTGACCGGATAATTGTAGCTGCCGACAAAAACAACATTACCCCGTTCGAGGTGATCTTGCAGGCTAACCGGTATATTGATAAAGTACCCGCATCGTTAAACGCCTTCGCGGCCATGATACAAAGCTTCCAGGTAATCACCAAAAACCAGAGTGCTTACGAAGCGGCGCTGCACATTGCGCAGCATTCCGGTTTATTAAAAGACCTGTACGAAGATAAATCTGTTGAAGGACTTAACCGTTACGAAAATATACAGGAGTTGCTGAACGGTATCAAAGAATTTTCGGAACGGGAAGATATTGAGGAAAAGGGCCTGGATGTTTTTATGCAGGACGTAGCCTTATTAACCAACGACGATAACGATAAGGATAAAAATGCTGATACCGTATCGTTAATGACCATCCACTCCTCAAAAGGCCTGGAATTCCCGCAGGTACACATCGTCGGGCTCGAAGAAAACCTGTTCCCGTCGCAAATGTCGCTTAACTCGCGCAGCGACCTGGAAGAAGAGCGCAGGCTGTTTTATGTGGCCATTACCCGCGCCGAATATAAGCTCACTATCAGCTACGCGACATCGCGTTTTAAGTTTGGCACGCTGATAAGCTGCGAGCCCAGCAGGTTTTTAGATGAAATTGATGCCAAGTATCTGGAGCTTGATTTTACAGCTAAACCAGCCGCCTCCGCAGGTTCGTTTGACGACGAGCGCAGCGCCTGGAGCCGCCGCGCCGATACTTTTTCGAAACCTAAGGCAGCGAGCGCGCCGCCGGTTAAAACAACATCAATACTGGCAAAAGCACATGTACCGTCGCCGGGCTTTAAACCGTCAGATACATCAAACCTGCAGGTGGGTATGCAGGTTGAGCACGAGCGTTTTGGTTTTGGAAAAGTGCTGACCCTTGAAGGTAACAAGCCTGACATTAAAGCCACTATATTTTTTAAAGAAATAGGCCAGAAACAACTGCTGTTAAAATTCGCGAAACTAAGTATAGTAAGTGGGGTAGAGTAAAATTTTATTCCCATTATATGTAGAACAAATTCCACACTTATAAAAACACACATTAACTATTTGTTAATTACGCTTAATTAAGCCGTATTTAATAAATGGCACTTGGTTTGGATAATAGTTAATACCCTTTTCCCTTAATTAACTATTATTATGTACATGATGAGCGAGACCATAAAAAAGAAGACCAACAAATCAGCTGGTAAAAACATCCGTACACTTCGCCACGAGCGTGGCTGGAGCCAGGAAGATGTTGCAAACCGGTTGGGTATTTCTATCCCTGCCTTTTCGAAGATCGAAACAGGGGTCACCGATATTAACTTATCCCGGCTTGAGCAAATTGCCAATATTTTTGAAGTAAGTGTTGTTAATCTTCTTTCGCTTGAGTATGTAGAAGAACCCAGCACCCAGGACCTGAGCCTTAGCATAGTCCAGAAAAAACTAATTGACAGGGAGACCGAGATAACCAATTTACAGCGTAAAGTTATTTTATTGTACGAAGAACTGCTGAGCAAAAACCAGGTGGCGCTGTAAGGGTGTTCGCTTAAGTGTTCAATATAAACAACAAACAGTACTGTTTAGGCGGTAATCATTCGCTTTTTTTGTTTCACTATATGTAATTTATTTAAGTTAATCTTAATTATTTGCATCTCGTGAAAATAAAAGGCGTTTTATTGCCGCTTTGCTGTTTTTTTGCTTTTTTAAATAACCCGGAACAGTCCTTTGGTTTTATAATTGTACAACATAGGTATAAAAAAATAGCTATGTCAAATTACATGATCTCGATTGCGAACGACGACCTGCCAAAGGATGGGACCATTCATGACAGGCGTAGTAAATTGAAAGTAAAAGCATCCGGTTTTTTCAGGTCGCACCTGAAACCGCGCGAAGGCGAGGTAAGGTTTTTTGTTACAGCCGGCAACGAAACGCTGGCCTTTGAAACAGAAGGTTATAAAAGGCACAGGCAGTTACTTATACTGCAAATGATATCAAGGTATTGTGTTTATCTGGGGCTGTTTGAGGCGCAGATACACAGCACTTACCCGGGTTAATAACAGGCGGTTAAACGTGTGCCCTGGTGGTATCGTTAAGCATTTCGCTCATCTCGATAATTTTCTGATCGATATCAGATACGCACTTGTCCATCATTACAATACATTCTTTTTCGTCAACAAGCTTTTCCTTTTCCAGGTTCATTAAACCGCGAAGGGTAGCTATGGGGCCGCGTATCTGGTGCGATAAGTATGACGAATACTCGGATAGCTTTTTATTCTTTATTTGCAGGTCTTTGGTACGCTCGTCAATGATCTCTTCAAGGTGATGGTTTACGCGGTCCAGGTTATCCTTTTGGCGCAATACTTCGCCGTTAAGCTCGGTAAGCTTTGTATTGGTTGCCGCTTTGCGCTTAACGTTGCTCACCAGCAGCGCTATAACCACTAACAACAAGCCTGCTACAACGGTAACCGCCCAAAATTTTATCCGGTCGTTTTGCTGGCGTTGAATGGTCAGTTCGTTTTCGCGCTGCTTTGCCTGCTGCTTAAACTGCACCTGCAGCATATTTATTTGGTTGGACTCGTTTGACGCATAAATGGTACTATCCTGCCTGAATATCTGCTGCAGGTAATACAAAGCACGTTCGTAGTTTTTGCGCTTGGCCTCTAATTGGTAAGTAGTGTAAATATAGTCAGATTCCAGCTTCTCATCCTTCACCGCTTGCGAATATGCCTGCCCTTCCTGCACAATTTTTTCGGCATCGTTAAACCGCTTTTGCGCGATATATAAAGATGCCAGCGTAAGGTTGGTACTGGCAACGGGCTTATTCAGGTCGCGTTCTTTCGCGGCTTTATTGGCTGCAAGCAGCAGCTTTTCAGCAATATCGTATTGGTTAAGGTTAAAGTAAATTACCCCCCTGTTTTGTAGCGCCTGTATAAGGTTCACCGAATCTTTAATGGCAACAAAAATATCATTGGCCTTGTTGTAATAATTTAATGCCTGGTTAAAGCTTTTTTTACGGTAGTAAACATTACCGATATTTAAGTATAACGACCCGGTTAGCTGCTTATCGGCCAGCTTAAGGGCAATTTCTAAAGACTTGTTCAAATACTCTAATGAACTGGCGTAGTTATTATCCAGGTATAAGTTCCCTATATTATTATAAACTTTCGCCTCGCTTCGCAGGTCTTTAATTTTCGAGAAAGTGGATAGCGCCAGCAAATAATCATGAATAGCGGCGCTTGCCTGGTTTAAATAGTAATTGCCAATACCCCTAACCCGGTAGGCTTCGCCTATGCCTTTATCGTAGCCGGCCTTTTCTGCAAGTTCAAGGGCCTTGTTAGCATAGCTGACGGTTTGGTCGGGGCTGGTTAAGCGGTTATCGTACGCTTGTTTATTCAGTTTAATTACTTCATTACTATCCTGTGCCGCAACACCGTCAATACCCTTCGCGTATATAGTTGTACCAAGCAAAAAAACAAGAAGAGTAAAAATTTTATTCATTACGGCTCTGATACGTTATATTATGGTGAAAGTTATAAAATTATTATAAACAATAATTACCGGGTTAAATTTAATAAAAAACAGCAAGAAAATTTTTTTTTCATTATTGCCTGATAATTAAAAAACATAATTATATTTGTCTTGTTAATTTACTGATTGTTAATAAGTTACACGGTTATTAACATATTATTGTATCAAACAATAATCGGTAAAATATACGATTTTTATTAACTAATAGTTACTAAATAATTGTTAAACTACCAAAAATAGGTGAATAATTAAAAGTTGCTTAAAGGCTAACTAAAAATGAAAAATTGATTAGTGAAAAGTATAAGAATAAATCTGTTGGCCTGTGTGGTGGTATTAATTGGGTTGCTTTTATCCTCGTGCGTTAAACAAAAAAATATACGCGTTACAATGGATATGTTTTTAAAAGCAACCACAGGCACCAGGAAAGATATTGGAACAGCAGACTGATAACAAAAAGAAAAAAAGAACTTAATAAAAAACACAATGAAAAAGTTAATTATCGCAGCGGCACTAATTTTAACAACCGGCATTTTACCATCGTACACTAAACAGGCAAATGTTAAACCTGCCGCCATTGTTGAACAAAGCAACATCGCATTTAAAAAAGACATCGGCACCGCCGACTAATTAACCCATCAAAAAACTCAAAGTATAACCCTGATATATTACGGATATGAAAAAATCGATAATCGCAGCAGCATTACTCATATTAAGCGCAGGCATCTTACCATCATGCACTAAAGAGCCATCGGTAAAACCTACCGCAACGTTTGAAAAAAGCACTACGGCCAACAAAAAAGACGTGGGCACCGCCGACTAATCAATCATAGA includes:
- a CDS encoding helix-turn-helix domain-containing protein; protein product: MMSETIKKKTNKSAGKNIRTLRHERGWSQEDVANRLGISIPAFSKIETGVTDINLSRLEQIANIFEVSVVNLLSLEYVEEPSTQDLSLSIVQKKLIDRETEITNLQRKVILLYEELLSKNQVAL
- a CDS encoding tetratricopeptide repeat protein → MNKIFTLLVFLLGTTIYAKGIDGVAAQDSNEVIKLNKQAYDNRLTSPDQTVSYANKALELAEKAGYDKGIGEAYRVRGIGNYYLNQASAAIHDYLLALSTFSKIKDLRSEAKVYNNIGNLYLDNNYASSLEYLNKSLEIALKLADKQLTGSLYLNIGNVYYRKKSFNQALNYYNKANDIFVAIKDSVNLIQALQNRGVIYFNLNQYDIAEKLLLAANKAAKERDLNKPVASTNLTLASLYIAQKRFNDAEKIVQEGQAYSQAVKDEKLESDYIYTTYQLEAKRKNYERALYYLQQIFRQDSTIYASNESNQINMLQVQFKQQAKQRENELTIQRQQNDRIKFWAVTVVAGLLLVVIALLVSNVKRKAATNTKLTELNGEVLRQKDNLDRVNHHLEEIIDERTKDLQIKNKKLSEYSSYLSHQIRGPIATLRGLMNLEKEKLVDEKECIVMMDKCVSDIDQKIIEMSEMLNDTTRAHV